The Triplophysa dalaica isolate WHDGS20190420 chromosome 5, ASM1584641v1, whole genome shotgun sequence genome window below encodes:
- the cerk gene encoding ceramide kinase isoform X1 — MEKQPRLLCSVLSVQLRPYEVILNCAILAWKETQTTKKHTGRGIYGAVKAGLPVGFLYTGSHCVPMCEIISVQEKDDEPPSENTGKWQKVPQSPVDSCQHAFTVSYVERTRQHCWQCSEVTFHCPELALCLLWVQTIREQLALLTNRPKQLLVYINPYGGKQRGKQIYDHKVAPIFSQASISTDVIVTERPNHARDHLKTEADLMKYDGVVCVGGDGMFSEIVHGLVSRTQRDEGVDENSMKDTLVPCKLRIGIIPAGSTDCICYATVGSNDPVTSALHIVVGDSQSMDVCSVHDNDTFLRYSVSLLGYGFYGDVLTDSERKRWLGPARYDISGVKTFLSHRYYEGTVSFLPAEGNSGTPRDKFQCRSGCNICRGPSSDKLVSKDENNLPDAERKDDWTVIRGKFLAINAASMSCACPRSPKGLSPAAHLADGTADLILVRKCSRLDFLRHLLRHTNKDDQFDHSFVEVYRVRQFHFTPRYQDCDSEVDLRESGVGSKRFLSQICREHRACGCIQAQSNWNCDGEILPHSAIQVRVHCQLITLFARGIEEQSVFEDPYALCAI; from the exons GTTTACCTGTTGGTTTTCTTTATACAGGTAGTCATTGTGTTCCAATGTGCGAGATCATATCTGTGCAGGAAAAAGATGATGAGCCTCCTAGTGAAAACACTGGGAAATGGCAGAAGGTTCCTCAGAGTCCAGTAGACTCCTGCCAGCACGCTTTCACAG TTTCCTATGTGGAGAGGACAAGGCAGCACTGCTGGCAGTGCAGCGAAGTGACCTTTCACTGCCCTGAACTGGCACTATGTTTGCTCTGGGTACAAACTATCAGAGAACAGCTAGCGTTGTTAA CCAATCGACCAAAGCAATTGCTGGTGTACATCAACCCCTACGGAGGAAAACAACGTGGGAAACAGATTTATGATCACAAAGTGGCCCCCATCTTTTCCCAGGCTTCTATATCAACTGATGTGATTG TTACAGAGCGCCCAAATCATGCCAGGGACCACTTGAAGACAGAGGCTGATCTGATGAAGTATGATGG TGTGGTTTGTGTCGGTGGAGATGGCATGTTCAGTGAGATTGTGCATGGCCTTGTCTCCCGTACACAGAGGGACGAAGGTGTGGATGAGAACTCAATGAAGGACACCCTCGTTCCATGTAAACTTCGCATCGGAATCATTCCTGCAG GTTCCACTGATTGTATATGCTATGCCACGGTGGGCTCCAATGACCCTGTCACCTCAGCACTGCACATCGTTGTGG GTGATTCTCAGTCGATGGACGTCTGTTCTGTGCACGACAACGATACCTTTCTACGTTACTCTGTGTCGCTGCTGGGCTATGGGTTCTACGGGGACGTGCTGACAGACAGCGAAAGAAAGCGCTGGTTGGGGCCCGCCCGCTACGATATCTCAG gtgtaaaaacatttctgtcgCATCGCTATTACGAGGGAACTGTGTCCTTTTTACCTGCTGAAGGAAATTCAGGAACACCCAGAGACAAATTCCAGTGTCGATCTGG GTGTAATATCTGTCGGGGACCCTCATCTGACAAACTGGTCAGCAAAGATGAAAACAATCTTCCTGATGCTG AGCGCAAGGACGACTGGACAGTAATAAGAGGGAAGTTCTTGGCCATCAATGCTGCCAGCATGAGCTGCGCTTGTCCTCGCAGTCCTAAAGGCCTGTCGCCGGCAGCACACCTCGCAGACGGAACCGCTGACCTCATCCTTGTGAGAAAATGCTCACGCCTAGACTTCCTGCGCCATCTTCTGCGCCACACCAATAAAGACGACCAG TTTGATCACTCTTTCGTGGAGGTGTACCGGGTCAGACAGTTCCACTTCACACCCAGATATCAGGACTGTGACTCAGAGGTGGATCTGAGAGAGAGTGGTGTGGGAAGCAAGCGATTTCTCAGTCAGATATGTAGGGAACATAGAGCTTGCGGTTGCATCCAAGCCCAGAGCAACTGGAACTGTGATGGAGAAATCCTTCCTCACTCTGCAATTCAAGTCAG GGTCCATTGTCAGCTGATTACGCTGTTTGCGAGAGGCATCGAAGAACAATCTGTGTTCGAAGACCCGTACGCTCTCTGCGCAATATAG
- the cerk gene encoding ceramide kinase isoform X2, giving the protein MEKQPRLLCSVLSVQLRPYEVILNCAILAWKETQTTKKHTGRGIYGAVKAGSHCVPMCEIISVQEKDDEPPSENTGKWQKVPQSPVDSCQHAFTVSYVERTRQHCWQCSEVTFHCPELALCLLWVQTIREQLALLTNRPKQLLVYINPYGGKQRGKQIYDHKVAPIFSQASISTDVIVTERPNHARDHLKTEADLMKYDGVVCVGGDGMFSEIVHGLVSRTQRDEGVDENSMKDTLVPCKLRIGIIPAGSTDCICYATVGSNDPVTSALHIVVGDSQSMDVCSVHDNDTFLRYSVSLLGYGFYGDVLTDSERKRWLGPARYDISGVKTFLSHRYYEGTVSFLPAEGNSGTPRDKFQCRSGCNICRGPSSDKLVSKDENNLPDAERKDDWTVIRGKFLAINAASMSCACPRSPKGLSPAAHLADGTADLILVRKCSRLDFLRHLLRHTNKDDQFDHSFVEVYRVRQFHFTPRYQDCDSEVDLRESGVGSKRFLSQICREHRACGCIQAQSNWNCDGEILPHSAIQVRVHCQLITLFARGIEEQSVFEDPYALCAI; this is encoded by the exons GTAGTCATTGTGTTCCAATGTGCGAGATCATATCTGTGCAGGAAAAAGATGATGAGCCTCCTAGTGAAAACACTGGGAAATGGCAGAAGGTTCCTCAGAGTCCAGTAGACTCCTGCCAGCACGCTTTCACAG TTTCCTATGTGGAGAGGACAAGGCAGCACTGCTGGCAGTGCAGCGAAGTGACCTTTCACTGCCCTGAACTGGCACTATGTTTGCTCTGGGTACAAACTATCAGAGAACAGCTAGCGTTGTTAA CCAATCGACCAAAGCAATTGCTGGTGTACATCAACCCCTACGGAGGAAAACAACGTGGGAAACAGATTTATGATCACAAAGTGGCCCCCATCTTTTCCCAGGCTTCTATATCAACTGATGTGATTG TTACAGAGCGCCCAAATCATGCCAGGGACCACTTGAAGACAGAGGCTGATCTGATGAAGTATGATGG TGTGGTTTGTGTCGGTGGAGATGGCATGTTCAGTGAGATTGTGCATGGCCTTGTCTCCCGTACACAGAGGGACGAAGGTGTGGATGAGAACTCAATGAAGGACACCCTCGTTCCATGTAAACTTCGCATCGGAATCATTCCTGCAG GTTCCACTGATTGTATATGCTATGCCACGGTGGGCTCCAATGACCCTGTCACCTCAGCACTGCACATCGTTGTGG GTGATTCTCAGTCGATGGACGTCTGTTCTGTGCACGACAACGATACCTTTCTACGTTACTCTGTGTCGCTGCTGGGCTATGGGTTCTACGGGGACGTGCTGACAGACAGCGAAAGAAAGCGCTGGTTGGGGCCCGCCCGCTACGATATCTCAG gtgtaaaaacatttctgtcgCATCGCTATTACGAGGGAACTGTGTCCTTTTTACCTGCTGAAGGAAATTCAGGAACACCCAGAGACAAATTCCAGTGTCGATCTGG GTGTAATATCTGTCGGGGACCCTCATCTGACAAACTGGTCAGCAAAGATGAAAACAATCTTCCTGATGCTG AGCGCAAGGACGACTGGACAGTAATAAGAGGGAAGTTCTTGGCCATCAATGCTGCCAGCATGAGCTGCGCTTGTCCTCGCAGTCCTAAAGGCCTGTCGCCGGCAGCACACCTCGCAGACGGAACCGCTGACCTCATCCTTGTGAGAAAATGCTCACGCCTAGACTTCCTGCGCCATCTTCTGCGCCACACCAATAAAGACGACCAG TTTGATCACTCTTTCGTGGAGGTGTACCGGGTCAGACAGTTCCACTTCACACCCAGATATCAGGACTGTGACTCAGAGGTGGATCTGAGAGAGAGTGGTGTGGGAAGCAAGCGATTTCTCAGTCAGATATGTAGGGAACATAGAGCTTGCGGTTGCATCCAAGCCCAGAGCAACTGGAACTGTGATGGAGAAATCCTTCCTCACTCTGCAATTCAAGTCAG GGTCCATTGTCAGCTGATTACGCTGTTTGCGAGAGGCATCGAAGAACAATCTGTGTTCGAAGACCCGTACGCTCTCTGCGCAATATAG